The genomic segment GCAATGTTGTCGCCGCTCGAACGGGTGATTCGCTGCGCGCCGACAACCGGTGTGGTAGCGAAAAAACGGTCATGATCGATTGCGATCCAACCCTGGCCCGGCGCGATGTTTTGACCTTCGATGACCAGCCGCTGACCGGCAGGAGCCGTCAGCAGATAGGGATGTCGGGGAAATGCACTTCCTTCCGGCCAATGCTGCATCACGCTGGCCAGCTCCTGGGCGGTGGCTTGCGCATCCTGGCTGCGAAACCGCTGTTCCAGTTGTAGGGCGAACAACACCAGCAGCAATGTGGTAACGAAGGTCACCATGTTCAGCGCCCAGAACTTGTACTTCAGAGAAAGATCACGAATCCAGAGAACCATGAGTGCGCTTCTTTATGAATGGCTGAGAGGCATCGGTGCGCTTTAAGCGACCCGTCCTCTTAGCGGCAGAACGACGGTAGGCTTTAGCACTGTTCCCGTTGAATCAGCGGATCGATGCCGAAGAACTGTTGAGCGCAGGCGGTGGAGGTCGCAGCCAGTTCGTCATCGCCCACGCCGCGATGGCGAGCCACCTCGCGCAAGACTTCCGGGAGAAAAGCGGGCTCGTTCTGGCCGCCTTTGGGTTTGGGGCGCAGTGTTCGCGGTAACAGGTAGGGTGCATCGCTTTCGAGCATCAGTCGCGAGGCGGGAATCTCGCGAACCAATGGATGCAGGTGCGTGCCGCGGCGCTCGTCGCAGATCCAGCCGGTGATGCCGATGTGCAGGTCGAGATCGAGATAGGCGTAGAGGGCGCGCTTCTCTCCGGTAAAGCAGTGGACGACCGCGGCGCTGAGCCGATCGCGGAAAGGGCGGAGGATGTCCGCCAGACGCTGATCGGCGTCGCGCTCGTGCAGAAATACCGGAAGGCCGGTTTCCACTGCCAGTTGCAGGTGTTCTTCAAGCACCCGCTCCTGTTGCGCACGTGGGGAGAGGTCCCGATTGAAATCCAGGCCACATTCGCCTACTGCCCGCACCTCGGGTTCGGCGAGCAAATCCTTCAATTGAATGGCAGTTTCTGATGTCCACTGGCTGGCATCATGCGGATGGACGCCCGCTGTGCAGAACAACCGTTGTCGGCTTTCATCCAATTCACGGCAAAGCGTTAATGCTGCTTCGCTTTCGGTCAGGCTGGTGCCGGTCAGTACCAACTGCGTGACGCCCGCCGCATGGGCGCGAGCCAAAACGGCGCGCGGGTCTCGGGCGAAGGTCGGGTGTGTCAGGTTGACGCCGATGTCAATTAGCTGCACGAATTACCTCGTGTATAAGAAAAATAATATAAATATTTATATCAAGTACTTAGCATTGCTATCTCATGTTGATTGGCAAGCTCCGCTGGCAGCAGAACCGCGGCTATGAGAATCTTCGCCGCCCTGCGGCAGGATGGCCGCTCTACAGACTGTCCCGTTCGAGTCGATACGCTGTAAATGAACCGACTAATGCGCTTGCTGTTGTGCCTGCTGGTGTTTGCACCTTGGCCGGCCGCTGCCCGCGTGATGGGGCCTCAGGCGTGGCAGTCGGTGGATACGGTACGCGATCTGGCTGAGATTCGCCGCAGTGGCGTGTTGCGCGTGCTGGTCAATCAGAGCCGCAACAGCTCGGGCGAAGTCAAGGGTGAAGCCATCGGCGTGGAGTATGTGCGTCTGCGTGCGTTCGAGCAGTTTCTTAATCGCGGTTCGAAGGGGCCCGCGATCACCCTGGAAGTTATACCTAAGGCCAAGGACCAGCTGCTCGGCGCACTGCAGAGAGGCGAGGGTGATCTGGTCGCGCCCGGAGAGCGTTTGGAGTCAGGATCAACGCGTCGGGTGAGCCAAAGCCGGGCCGTTGTTGATAACGTCCCCATGGTTTTGGTCAGCCGCCAGGGCGGCCTTCGCTACAAAAACTTCGAACAGCTATCGGGACGCAGTCTGGCGTTGGCTGCTGGCAGCGCCGCCGGGCCGGAGCTGGAAGCGCTCAATCAACGGTTGATGCAAGCCGGGCGTGCGCCGATTGCAGTCGAGTGGGTCGATCCAACGCTCGCGGTCGAGGACGTGCTGGAAATGGTGCAGGCCGGTATCTATTCCGCCACCGTCGTCGAGCTACCCATTGCGGAACGATGGGCGAAGGTGCTGCCCAAATTACGCATCGAACGGGATCTCGCGCTGGGCAAGCGCGCCGACATGCATTGGTTTCTGCGAACGGACGCAAGCATGTTGCGCGCCAGCGTCGATCGCTTCCTCCGAGGCTACAGTGCGCCGGATAACCAGGACGCCGCGTTCGTTCGGGTCTATCGGCGCCTTTACCGGGTGCAGTATCCGCTTGATCGGGTCGGCCGGCAGCGCTTGGAGAAGGTACGGCCGACGCTGCAGCGGCATGCTCAGCAGCAGGACATCGATTGGCTCAACCTAGCCGCGCTGGCGTTCAAGGAGTCGACGCTCAACCCGGCGGCCCGTGGCGCTTCCGGTGCCACCGGGCTCATGCAAGTGACGCCGGCTACTGCCCGCAGCATGGGCGTCAAAGATGTCGGCACGCTCGATAACAATGTGCAGGCCAGTGCGAAATATCTGGCGAACATCCGGCAAAAGTTTTTCGCCAGCTCCAGGCTGAACGAGCGCGAACGCATGGCGTTCGTCCTGGCGGCGTACAACATGGGGCCGCAGCGGGTCCAGAGCATGCGTGCCGAGGCGCGGCGCCGAGGGCTCAATCCTGACCAGTGGTTTTTTCAGGTCGAGCGCGTTGCCATGGAAACCATGGGCATGGGCGTAGTCAGCTATGTCAATGCAGTGAACAAGTACTACCTGACCTACACGCGGGAGCGTTACCTGCTCGAAGGCGGTCCGCAAAGCGCTGCCAAATGAGCATCTAGCTTTGCTTGATGACGAGTAGCTGTTCGGCCGCCTCCAGGCGTTGACGCTCGTTTTCGTCGAATCGTTCAGCGGCCAATCGGGCGACCGCGGCGCGCTTATCCGCTTCGCCAAGTCCTCGGCTGCTTTCGATGCGGCTCTTTTCTTGTTGATAGGAGGAGAGTCGCCTTTGCCATTCCTGCCTTTTGAGATCGAGCCGTTCCAGGCGTGCGGTGGCGGCGTTGCCAACCAGTTGCTGACGCAGCCGATGCAGCTCCCCGGACGTGGCTCCGCTGGCTTGCAGTACGCGTGTCTGCTCGCGTAGTTCGGACTGCAATTGTATGACCATCGCGTCCTGCAGTTCGGGCGGCAGGCTGCCTTGCAGCCTGTCGATTGCGGCTCCCTTGGCGGCGGCATCAAGGGTTGAGTCGCGACGAATCGCCAGTCTTTCCAGCGTGAAGCTGTCGGCCGCTTCGTCGAGTGCAAAAAACGCCTGATGGACCTCATCGTCGAATATTCGGGAGCGCAGCTGGCGAACCGCTTGCAGCCGCTCGCGCATGGCGTTCATATCGGCTTGCTGCGCATGATCCTGTTCCAGTAGCAGCAGCTGACGTTTGTAATCCAAATATTGGGCCAATAGCTGCAGCGCTTGACTTTCTCCCGGCTGGGGAAGCTGCGCTTCGATGTAGTGGCGCAGACGAGTGACGCTGGCCTCTAGGGGTTCTTCGCCAATCGAGGCCAGGAAATAGTCGAAGACGCGACGGACGTCGTTCTCGATGATCAACCTGCCGGAGGCGTCCGTCCGCAGTTGGCCATCGACCTGGGTGCCTGCGAACGAAGGCGGTAAGCGCCGGATCGTTACGACCGGCGAAGGACGCGGAACCGGTGAGCGGACCGATGTCTGGGTTGGAACCGGCGATGGGGCGCGTACGGGCGCAACGCGCTGCGCCTGGTCCGGCTGTGTCTCGACCGGGTCGTGCCAATCGATCGCGACGCCGAGGGTCACGGTTATGGCCAGCAGGAGCAGGAGGGCGATTACTTTCATCGAGACGCCTCGTCTTCGGGGCCGGGGCCAATCGGCCCCGGCGAGTCTCAAAGGCCTGCGTTCTTCAGGCGGTTGGCATGCTGGCGGTAGACAGTCAACGGATCGGTTTCGAACAGGCTGGTCAGCCCGAGAACCTGATTGACCTCGTCCAGGTGATTCATGCGGTAGTTGTCGCGGATAACCATGCCCAAGTGCGAGCTGCAGCGTCCGACCAACCCATCATTCGCTTCGTCGAAGGCGAGCGAGCCAGCGCCCAGCATGGCGTCACTGACGTCCAGCGGGTTGGTGAGCGGGCTGGTGCCGCTCCAGGAGTAGTAGCTGACGCCGCCCACCTTGTGCGCGCCTTCGCCGCATGCAGAGGTCGGAAGCCCCTGTGGGTACCTGGCGTTGAATCGTGCGGCGCCTTCACTGTTGAGCGACTCGAGTGACCCGAGCGAGTTCTGAGGTGCGGTACTCGGGCTGCCGGAAAGAAAATGAATCAACGCGCCCATGCCATTGACCAGACCGGCAATGATGGCCTCGCCGCCGGATCCCTCGGGAACCTTGCGAAGCAGATCCGCGACGTCCGAGCCTTTGTGCGGGGCGCCAACGCTGGTGACCGAGGCAACCAGGTCGGGACGCACGGCGGCGACGTAGCGCACGGTCGGGCCGCCGTGGCTGTGGCCGATCAGATTCACCTTAGATTTTCCGCTGATAGCGACGATTTCCTCGACCTGGTCCAGCAGTTCTTCCCCTCGCAGCTCCGAAGTGTTGAGCTGGCTAACTTCGGTCACGTAGACCTGCGCACCGTCACGCTGCAGCGCGCGTGGGATGCCGTACCAGTAGTCGAGGCCGAGCAAGCTGTCGAAGCCGAGCATGCCGTGGGTAAGGACAATCGGGTAACGCGTTTGGGTGTAGCCGCTCGAGCCGAACAGGCCGGCATGTACCTGGCTGGTGGCGGCCAAGGCGGTTCCGAGGCATAGAGCGATCAAGGTCTTCTTGTTATTCATGAAAGCACTCATCAATGGGTGAATTGGGCATTGGGCAATCCCTCGCCGTTCACCGCGCGTTGCGCGTACTGCTGCCGAACAAGCGCAGCAATCGTGCCAATCCCGCCTCAGATGGCGGGCGTCCGCTCTGGTATCGACTGTCTAGACCGGTTGATAGCAACTGGCTGCTAGCGCCGTATCGTCTTGCTTGTTACCAGGCGGAACGCTTTGATGGGTAAGAAAGTTATATTAACGAGCGATATCCGCTTAATCGGCGAAATTTACGTAAGATACCGACTAATTAGTCATATTAGAACTTGCTGGTCATGGGTAGTTGATTGCGACGATGTACCAAAGCTTGGCGCCGGTGGGCGTCTGAACTTGCACCTCGGCGTCGAGCGGCTTGCCTACCAGGGCTCTGGCCAGCGGCGAATCAATGCTGATCAAGCCCTGCCGGAGGTCCAGCTCATCCGGGCCGACGATGCGATAGCGGGCCTGTTCGCCGTCCTCGTCTTCAACCGTTACCCAGGCGCCGAAGTACACCTTGCCCGGATCGCTCGGTTTTTCGCTGACGACCTTGAGCTTCTCCAGACGCTTGGTGAGAAAACGCACCCGGCTGTCTATCTCCCGCAACATCTTCTTGCCATAGGTGTATTCGGCGTTTTCCGAACGATCACCTTGCGCGGCCGCTTCGCTGACCGACTGGGTGACCTGCGGGCGCCTTACGTGCCAAAGCTCATGGAGTTCGGCGCGCAGCCGCGCTTCGCCCTCGGGGGTGATCAGAGGCGTACCGGCAGGGCGGGGAGGACGATAGCGGCTCATGATGGCTCCGAGTCAGGCAGGAAAGTCGCACATTCTAGAAGCACTCATCGCTCTCCGCTGGCTCAGTTTTCCCGGAGCACATCGAGCGGACTGGCATTGAGCGCGCGGCGGGTGCCGACCACGCCGGCCGCCCCGACCAGCAGAGCGCCAATCAGTGGCAGCCACAGCAGCCAGGGATGCGGATGCCAGCGTAGATCGAACACGAAGTGATAGAGCAGTGCGCTGACCAGCTCGCAGCCAAGGGCCGCGAGCAACCCGCTGGCAGCGCCGAGCACGCCGAACTCGGCACGTCTGGCCTTGAGCAACAGGCTGCGCTCGGCGCCCAATGCCCGCAGCAGGGCTCCCTGACGGATGCGCTCGTCGAGCGTTGCCTGAAGCCCCGCGAGCAGAACGGCCAAACCTGCTGCCAGGACGAACATCAACACGTATTCCACCGCCAGCGAGACCTGCGCAAGGATGCTGCGCAGCTGGCTGAGCAAGGCCTCGACCTGCAGTATCGTGGCGGAGGGAAAGTCCCGGGCCAGTTGCACCAGCTCGCGGTCCTTTCCGCTGGGCAAGTGGAAGCTGGTCATGTAGGTGGTCGGCACGTCCTGCAGCGTGTCGGGTTCGAAGATCATGTAGAAATTCGGTTGGAAGCTGTCCCAGTTCACCTCACGCAGGCTTGTCACAATGACGTCGCGAGTCAGCCCTCCGACAGTAAAGCTGAGCCGATCACCCAGCCCGACCTGAAGACTTTCGGCCAACTCGGCTTCCACCGATACGCCGGGTAGATCGCCGCGCTCGCCATCCCACCAGTGGCCAGCGGTCAGCTGGTTGTCGGAAGGCAGATTGCGTGCCCAGGTCAGGCTCAAGTCCCGGCGAATCGCCCGTTCACCCTGGCTGTCCTTGCTGACCAACTGGCGCACCGGCTCCCCGTTGATAGCCACCAGCCGGCCCGGAACCACGGGATACAGCGGCGCAGCGTGATCCGACAGCGCTTCGATACGGTCGGCGAACGCATCCCGATCCGTCGGCAGAATATTCAGCACGAAATGGTTGGGGGCGTCGTCCGGGAGCTGGTTTTGCCAGGTGTCGAGCAGTTCGCCGCGCAACAGGGCGATCAACGCCATGGCAAGCAGTATCAGGCCAAAGGCCAACGCTTGACCGGCTGCCGCCAACGGGTGACGGAGCAGCTGTCCGAGGCCAAGACGCCATGTCAGCGAGGCGCCCGACAATGCGCGACGTAAT from the Stutzerimonas stutzeri genome contains:
- the greB gene encoding transcription elongation factor GreB, giving the protein MSRYRPPRPAGTPLITPEGEARLRAELHELWHVRRPQVTQSVSEAAAQGDRSENAEYTYGKKMLREIDSRVRFLTKRLEKLKVVSEKPSDPGKVYFGAWVTVEDEDGEQARYRIVGPDELDLRQGLISIDSPLARALVGKPLDAEVQVQTPTGAKLWYIVAINYP
- a CDS encoding TatD family hydrolase, producing MQLIDIGVNLTHPTFARDPRAVLARAHAAGVTQLVLTGTSLTESEAALTLCRELDESRQRLFCTAGVHPHDASQWTSETAIQLKDLLAEPEVRAVGECGLDFNRDLSPRAQQERVLEEHLQLAVETGLPVFLHERDADQRLADILRPFRDRLSAAVVHCFTGEKRALYAYLDLDLHIGITGWICDERRGTHLHPLVREIPASRLMLESDAPYLLPRTLRPKPKGGQNEPAFLPEVLREVARHRGVGDDELAATSTACAQQFFGIDPLIQREQC
- a CDS encoding lipase secretion chaperone: MKVIALLLLLAITVTLGVAIDWHDPVETQPDQAQRVAPVRAPSPVPTQTSVRSPVPRPSPVVTIRRLPPSFAGTQVDGQLRTDASGRLIIENDVRRVFDYFLASIGEEPLEASVTRLRHYIEAQLPQPGESQALQLLAQYLDYKRQLLLLEQDHAQQADMNAMRERLQAVRQLRSRIFDDEVHQAFFALDEAADSFTLERLAIRRDSTLDAAAKGAAIDRLQGSLPPELQDAMVIQLQSELREQTRVLQASGATSGELHRLRQQLVGNAATARLERLDLKRQEWQRRLSSYQQEKSRIESSRGLGEADKRAAVARLAAERFDENERQRLEAAEQLLVIKQS
- a CDS encoding transglycosylase SLT domain-containing protein, which translates into the protein MNRLMRLLLCLLVFAPWPAAARVMGPQAWQSVDTVRDLAEIRRSGVLRVLVNQSRNSSGEVKGEAIGVEYVRLRAFEQFLNRGSKGPAITLEVIPKAKDQLLGALQRGEGDLVAPGERLESGSTRRVSQSRAVVDNVPMVLVSRQGGLRYKNFEQLSGRSLALAAGSAAGPELEALNQRLMQAGRAPIAVEWVDPTLAVEDVLEMVQAGIYSATVVELPIAERWAKVLPKLRIERDLALGKRADMHWFLRTDASMLRASVDRFLRGYSAPDNQDAAFVRVYRRLYRVQYPLDRVGRQRLEKVRPTLQRHAQQQDIDWLNLAALAFKESTLNPAARGASGATGLMQVTPATARSMGVKDVGTLDNNVQASAKYLANIRQKFFASSRLNERERMAFVLAAYNMGPQRVQSMRAEARRRGLNPDQWFFQVERVAMETMGMGVVSYVNAVNKYYLTYTRERYLLEGGPQSAAK
- a CDS encoding triacylglycerol lipase; this translates as MNNKKTLIALCLGTALAATSQVHAGLFGSSGYTQTRYPIVLTHGMLGFDSLLGLDYWYGIPRALQRDGAQVYVTEVSQLNTSELRGEELLDQVEEIVAISGKSKVNLIGHSHGGPTVRYVAAVRPDLVASVTSVGAPHKGSDVADLLRKVPEGSGGEAIIAGLVNGMGALIHFLSGSPSTAPQNSLGSLESLNSEGAARFNARYPQGLPTSACGEGAHKVGGVSYYSWSGTSPLTNPLDVSDAMLGAGSLAFDEANDGLVGRCSSHLGMVIRDNYRMNHLDEVNQVLGLTSLFETDPLTVYRQHANRLKNAGL